A window from Telopea speciosissima isolate NSW1024214 ecotype Mountain lineage chromosome 8, Tspe_v1, whole genome shotgun sequence encodes these proteins:
- the LOC122671301 gene encoding outer envelope membrane protein 7-like, translating to MKQSGKEKENSMKSAIVVAGALAFGWMTIELALKPFLKQARDAMDKSDATRDPDDEEPSGAPKSSLSTTTDDVSDRAGLK from the coding sequence ATGAAGCAAtcggggaaggagaaggagaattcCATGAAATCGGCTATTGTGGTTGCTGGAGCtctagctttcggatggatgaCCATAGAGCTTGCTCTCAAGCCTTTCCTCAAGCAAGCTCGCGACGCCATGGACAAGTCCGACGCCACCCGCGATCCCGACGATGAAGAACCCAGCGGAGCTCCCAAGTCTTCTTTGTCCACCACCACCGACGATGTCTCGGACCGCGCTGGATTGAAATAG
- the LOC122672875 gene encoding probable F-box protein At2g36090, which translates to MSIVHVGSMASLSSDLFYDILRRLDGATLANAACSCATFCSISREESLWENVCHSLWPSTNREDVKSLISSVGGFRKFYADCYPLIVNKDVPVVECDSYSEYPEEWLEGEYYGDIDELESILPSDFVSIVDVRYKDVVMCSKVIWGIPDSDGFNGWFYNCPFRIDLLNLSYNDGQHEDEVTLSVEDGLPPIFSIERERKDGKLWRELCDGIRLSWIIVNKKLKQAANLASWSPVGGQRHWPTDKDFLMRFGSILPAKDILPCQVVECILVMKFRVIHTEGEGSQTTLKLTELSMQLKDMGGSHVNGRNSLLVLKEALKSRRSKNYSEVLESCHLYSKAQSELKEEKMRNESRLDRLCILSGIAAFITFWYCIL; encoded by the coding sequence ATGTCAATTGTCCATGTTGGAAGTATGGCATCACTGAGCAGTGATCTTTTTTATGACATATTGAGACGTCTTGATGGTGCAACTTTGGCTAATGCAGCATGTTCTTGTGCTACTTTCTGCTCCATTTCAAGAGAAGAGAGTTTATGGGAAAATGTATGTCATTCTTTATGGCCCTCGACTAATAGGGAAGATGTGAAGAGTTTGATCTCATCAGTTGGTGGATTCAGAAAATTCTATGCAGACTGTTATCCACTCATTGTGAACAAGGATGTTCCTGTGGTAGAGTGCGATTCCTATTCTGAATACCCTGAAGAATGGTTAGAGGGCGAGTATTATGGTGACATTGACGAACTTGAAAGTATTTTACCCTCAGATTTTGTCTCTATTGTGGATGTCAGATATAAAGATGTAGTAATGTGTTCaaaggttatttggggtattcCCGATTCAGATGGCTTCAATGGTTGGTTTTACAACTGTCCTTTCCGGATTGACCTTCTTAACTTATCGTATAATGATGGCCAACACGAGGATGAAGTTACACTCTCAGTTGAGGATGGTCTGCCTCCAATTTTCTCAATTGAGAGGGAAAGGAAAGATGGGAAGCTTTGGAGGGAGCTCTGTGATGGAATCAGGCTTAGTTGGATCATAGTAAACAAAAAGTTAAAGCAAGCTGCTAACCTTGCAAGCTGGAGCCCTGTCGGGGGCCAAAGGCATTGGCCAACAGACAAGGATTTCTTGATGCGCTTTGGGTCCATTCTTCCAGCCAAAGACATCCTTCCATGTCAAGTCGTTGAATGCATACTTGTTATGAAGTTTAGAGTGATCCATACCGAGGGAGAGGGTAGCCAGACTACTCTCAAGCTAACAGAACTAAGCATGCAATTGAAAGACATGGGAGGCTCTCATGTTAATGGAAGGAACAGTTTGCTTGTACTTAAAGAGGCCCTCAAATCTCGTAGGAGCAAAAATTACAGTGAAGTTCTAGAATCTTGTCATCTGTATTCAAAAGCACAGAGCGAGTTGAAGGAGgagaaaatgagaaatgaaagCCGTTTAGACAGGCTATGTATCTTAAGTGGAATTGCTGCATTTATCACTTTCTGGTATTGCATTTTATGA
- the LOC122671299 gene encoding increased DNA methylation 2-like isoform X1: MESLFEAAESLSSMAFQSSDVPSYMTTTDDQHFLLLFIMGTYFGPDIKADKPKKSALQRMAEQLPPYTSDQLAGSQIKTVEVERIYYYVLRKADQSVVVRLPLLQQFFQGNLFISAGDTRTDSLQFPDLFPGHLHPHSRYKNRYKVIENIVFINDPEISYIKPDDVERFKRLTGLEDLLLDRDAARSLSGVHVAGHIDSTVVLQEFNEGSSLRRSSRNSQKRQRGNGHPELEETLSPLHNVEIFNSIPFSTPLPSSSGASFPTEVKARLGGSVGPAMIFLPSHPSMEEWNNIVAATKNGIALTGSAAERQAGPLIGLVDIGVCDDAYLFRISLPGVRKVEREFSCEVEADGQVLIKGVTTTGEKLVFKDTQVFEMQTQYLCPSGSFSVSFKLPGPVEPREFSGNFGADGILEGIVMKERSQTQRL, translated from the exons GCTGCAGAATCTCTCAGTTCCATGGCATTTCAATCTTCGGACGTGCCCAGTTACATGACAACGACTGATGATCAGCATTTTCTCTTGCTATTTATCATGGGTACATACTTTGGACCTGATATTAAGGCTGATAAGCCCAAAAAATCAGCTCTGCAGAGGATGGCGGAGCAACTTCCACCATATACTTCTGATCAACTGGCTGGTTCTCAAATAAAAACAGTAGAAGTAGAGCGGATATATTACTATGTGCTTAGGAAGGCAGATCAATCTGTTGTAGTGAGGTTACCATTGTTGCAGCAGTTCTTCCAAGGTAATCTCTTCATTTCAGCAGGGGATACCCGTACTGATAGCCTTCAGTTTCCTGATCTTTTTCCTGGTCATTTGCATCCCCACTCACGGTACAAAAATCGATATAAAGTCATCGAGAACATTGTATTCATTAACGACCCAGAGATCTCTTACATTAAACCTGATGATGTAGAAAGGTTTAAGAGGCTAACTGGGCTTGAGGATTTGCTGCTGGATAGAGATGCTGCAAGGTCACTTTCAGGTGTTCATGTTGCTGGGCATATAGATTCAACTGTGGTACTGCAGGAGTTTAATGAAGGATCGTCCCTCAGAAGGTCTTCTCGTAATTCCCAGAAAAGGCAACGAGGGAATGGCCATCCTGAGCTTGAAGAGACCTTGTCACCCCTTCATAATGTGGAAATTTTCAACAGCATACCATTTAGCACACCCCTGCCATCCAGCAGTGGGGCATCATTTCCAACTGAAGTAAAAGCAAGGCTGGGGGGAAGTGTTGGCCCGGCCATgatctttcttccttctcatcCGAGTATGGAAGAGTGGAATAACATTGTAGCTGCTACTAAGAATGGAATTGCTTTGACAGGGAGTGCTGCTGAGAGGCAGGCTGGACCACTTATTGGACTTGTGGACATCGGTGTCTGTGATGATGCATATTTATTTCGTATATCCCTCCCAGGTGTAAGAAAAGTTGAAA GGGAATTCAGTTGTGAAGTTGAAGCGGATGGGCAAGTCCTGATAAAGGGTGTAACTACAACAGGGGAGAAATTGGTGTTCAAGGACACACAGGTTTTTGAGATGCAAACACAGTATCTTTGTCCATCAGGATCCTTCTCTGTCTCATTCAAGCTGCCAGGACCAGTAGAACCTCGAGAATTTTCTGGTAATTTTGGAGCTGATGGGATTCTGGAGGGGATTGTGATGAAAGAGCGATCACAGACACAAAGACTCTAA
- the LOC122672531 gene encoding xanthotoxin 5-hydroxylase CYP82C4-like has protein sequence MAYHFQANLRDHALDSGASSSYRKDWELIPSSVWKRIWHCRSWPKIKNFLWRCCTEGVATEEVIFKAHKAWQEFEKTSTMAPYDSQEGVDAFQLPQSWQCPPTNFIKINGDAATQEESTMGGIGFVLRNYLGDPLAAVSEVVDFPSVLFDEAIAIRSGLIWAQDAGYPRLQVESDNSTLINYLNNPSSPIRWELDGIIHDIRSRSITHETRPFMSPQFAPEPSGALPIIGHLSLLRGLVPLSRSLGAIADKYGPIFMIRLGVHRALVVSSLEVIKECFTTHDKVFATRQPCAAGKYLGYNYAFLTFAPHGPYWREIKKTVTLELLSKNRLDMLKHIRKGEIDTCIQELYSYWAKNRGGGGGAGPVSVEMDRWFCRLNFNVITKMIAGKRYFNTFDDTAKDENEEAGRFEKLIEELTRLSGIFVPSDVLPYLEWMDLQGHLKAMKSIAKEVDSLIGNWLEDHHHHHHLHEKNKQKQEEDFMDLMLSIFPDEEKLIYGYDRDTVIKATVLTLIVGATDTTFIALTWALSLLLKHPNVLKRARDELDAYVGKDRNVDESDIKNLVYLQAIAKETLRLYPPGPVLPRQAMEDCQLGGYHVPSGTHLLVNIWKLHRDPSVWSDPDEFKPERFLTTHADVDFKAQEYRYIPFSAGRRQCPGITLATQVFHLTLARLLHGFDVMNALDAPVDMTEGVSLTLPKANPLHVLITPRLPSKLYED, from the exons ATGGCTTATCATTTTCAAGCTAATCTAAGGGACCATGCCCTCGATAGtggtgcttcttcttcttacagGAAAGATTGGGAACTTATCCCATCGAGTGTATGGAAACGTATTTGGCATTGCAGATCTTGGCCAAAGATTAAGAACTTCCTTTGGAGATGTTGTACTGAAGGAGTTGCTACAG AGGAAGTTATCTTTAAGGCCCACAAGGCTTGGCAGGAGTTCGAGAAAACCTCTACAATGGCTCCTTATGATTCTCAGGAAGGCGTAGATGCTTTCCAACTCCCGCAATCCTGGCAATGCCCCCCTACGAACTTCATCAAGATTAATGGAGATGCTGCCACCCAAGAGGAATCGACTATGGGAGGTATTGGGTTTGTTCTGAGAAACTATTTGGGGGATCCTTTGGCTGCTGTTTCGGAGGTTGTTGACTTCCCGAGTGTTTTGTTTGATGAAGCAATTGCGATCAGATCAGGGCTTATTTGGGCACAGGATGCTGGGTATCCAAGGCTTCAGGTCGAATCTGATAACTCAACACTTATCAATTATTTGAACAATCCATCTTCCCCAATCCGCTGGGAGCTGGATGGTATTATTCATGACATTCg GTCAAGATCTATCACCCACGAAACTAGACCTTTCATGAGTCCCCAATTCGCCCCTGAACCATCTGGTGCCTTACCCATCATTGGCCATCTCTCTCTACTAAGAGGTCTAGTTCCACTTTCCCGGTCACTTGGTGCCATCGCCGACAAATATGGCCCAATTTTCATGATTCGTCTCGGCGTTCATCGAGCACTTGTGGTGAGCAGCTTAGAAGTGATCAAGGAATGCTTCACCACCCACGACAAGGTCTTCGCAACACGCCAACCATGTGCTGCAGGCAAGTACCTTGGCTACAATTATGCTTTTCTCACATTTGCACCTCATGGTCCTTATTGGCGTGAGATCAAGAAGACAGTCACActtgagctcctctccaagaACCGACTTGACATGCTTAAGCATATAAGAAAGGGTGAAATTGACACATGCATCCAAGAGTTGTACTCATATTGGGCCAAGAacagaggaggtggtggtggtgctgggcCAGTCTCTGTGGAGATGGATCGATGGTTCTGTCGTTTGAATTTCAATGTTATTACTAAGATGATTGCTGGGAAAAGATATTTCAATACTTTTGATGATACGGCTAAAGATGAGAATGAAGAAGCTGGGAGATTTGAGAAATTAATTGAGGAACTAACAAGGTTGAGTGGGATTTTTGTCCCTTCCGATGTGCTGCCTTACCTTGAATGGATGGATTTGCAAGGACATTTGAAAGCCATGAAATCTATTGCTAAGGAAGTTGATAGTTTAATTGGGAATTGGCTTgaagatcatcatcatcatcatcaccttcATGAGAAGAATAAGCAGAAACAGGAAGAAGATTTCATGGACCTGATGCTATCCATATTTCCTGATGAGGAAAAGTTGATATATGGTTATGACCGTGATACTGTCATCAAGGCTACTGTACTG ACTCTTATTGTAGGTGCCACTGACACCACATTCATAGCCTTAACATGGGCTCTCTCCTTACTCTTGAAGCATCCCAATGTGTTAAAAAGAGCCCGAGATGAGTTGGATGCTTATGTTGGCAAAGATAGAAACGTGGATGAATCAGATATTAAGAACCTCGTGTACCTTCAAGCCATTGCCAAGGAGACACTACGCCTTTACCCACCTGGACCTGTTTTGCCACGTCAGGCAATGGAAGACTGTCAATTGGGTGGATATCATGTCCCCAGTGGCACACATTTGCTTGTGAACATATGGAAGCTGCACCGAGACCCTAGCGTGTGGTCAGACCCTGATGAGTTCAAACCAGAAAGATTTCTCACAACCCATGCCGACGTAGACTTCAAGGCTCAAGAGTACCGGTATATACCGTTCAGTGCTGGTAGAAGGCAATGCCCTGGTATCACCTTGGCCACGCAGGTCTTCCACTTGACGCTTGCTCGTCTTCTCCATGGGTTTGATGTGATGAACGCTTTGGATGCACCAGTGGACATGACTGAAGGTGTAAGCCTCACCTTACCCAAAGCAAACCCTCTTCATGTTCTCATCACTCCACGCCTGCCTTCTAAGCTATATGAAGACTAG
- the LOC122671299 gene encoding increased DNA methylation 2-like isoform X2 translates to MESLFEAAESLSSMAFQSSDVPSYMTTTDDQHFLLLFIMGTYFGPDIKADKPKKSALQRMAEQLPPYTSDQLAGSQIKTVEVERIYYYVLRKADQSVVVRLPLLQQFFQGNLFISAGDTRTDSLQFPDLFPGHLHPHSRYKNRYKVIENIVFINDPEISYIKPDDVERFKRLTGLEDLLLDRDAARSLSGVHVAGHIDSTVVLQEFNEGSSLRRSSRNSQKRQRGNGHPELEETLSPLHNVEIFNSIPFSTPLPSSSGASFPTEVKARLGGSVGPAMIFLPSHPSMEEWNNIVAATKNGIALTGSAAERQAGPLIGLVDIGVCDDAYLFRISLPGVRKVEREFSCEVEADGQVLIKGVTTTGEKLVFKDTQVFEMQTQYLCPSGSFSVSFKLPGPVEPREFSGNFGADGILEGIVMKERSQTQRL, encoded by the exons ATGGAGAGCTTGTTTGAGGCTGCAGAATCTCTCAGTTCCATGGCATTTCAATCTTCGGACGTGCCCAGTTACATGACAACGACTGATGATCAGCATTTTCTCTTGCTATTTATCATGGGTACATACTTTGGACCTGATATTAAGGCTGATAAGCCCAAAAAATCAGCTCTGCAGAGGATGGCGGAGCAACTTCCACCATATACTTCTGATCAACTGGCTGGTTCTCAAATAAAAACAGTAGAAGTAGAGCGGATATATTACTATGTGCTTAGGAAGGCAGATCAATCTGTTGTAGTGAGGTTACCATTGTTGCAGCAGTTCTTCCAAGGTAATCTCTTCATTTCAGCAGGGGATACCCGTACTGATAGCCTTCAGTTTCCTGATCTTTTTCCTGGTCATTTGCATCCCCACTCACGGTACAAAAATCGATATAAAGTCATCGAGAACATTGTATTCATTAACGACCCAGAGATCTCTTACATTAAACCTGATGATGTAGAAAGGTTTAAGAGGCTAACTGGGCTTGAGGATTTGCTGCTGGATAGAGATGCTGCAAGGTCACTTTCAGGTGTTCATGTTGCTGGGCATATAGATTCAACTGTGGTACTGCAGGAGTTTAATGAAGGATCGTCCCTCAGAAGGTCTTCTCGTAATTCCCAGAAAAGGCAACGAGGGAATGGCCATCCTGAGCTTGAAGAGACCTTGTCACCCCTTCATAATGTGGAAATTTTCAACAGCATACCATTTAGCACACCCCTGCCATCCAGCAGTGGGGCATCATTTCCAACTGAAGTAAAAGCAAGGCTGGGGGGAAGTGTTGGCCCGGCCATgatctttcttccttctcatcCGAGTATGGAAGAGTGGAATAACATTGTAGCTGCTACTAAGAATGGAATTGCTTTGACAGGGAGTGCTGCTGAGAGGCAGGCTGGACCACTTATTGGACTTGTGGACATCGGTGTCTGTGATGATGCATATTTATTTCGTATATCCCTCCCAGGTGTAAGAAAAGTTGAAA GGGAATTCAGTTGTGAAGTTGAAGCGGATGGGCAAGTCCTGATAAAGGGTGTAACTACAACAGGGGAGAAATTGGTGTTCAAGGACACACAGGTTTTTGAGATGCAAACACAGTATCTTTGTCCATCAGGATCCTTCTCTGTCTCATTCAAGCTGCCAGGACCAGTAGAACCTCGAGAATTTTCTGGTAATTTTGGAGCTGATGGGATTCTGGAGGGGATTGTGATGAAAGAGCGATCACAGACACAAAGACTCTAA
- the LOC122671300 gene encoding ATP-dependent (S)-NAD(P)H-hydrate dehydratase-like: MTTWQSCLFRNSIDSPAIFVHPTDRYILPLLICCHPNCTLASSAILKRQQFLIRSLGDYNNQTHAQRMEATKVVAGTHLEADVETILRTITPKLDPSRHKGQAGKIAIIGGCREYTGAPYFAAISALKIGADLSHVFCTKEAATVIKSYSPEIIVHPVLEESYSIKEDEKRSISAKVLAEVSKWMERFDCLVVGPGLGRDPFLLDCVSEIMKLARQSEIPIVVDGDGLFLVTNNLDLVSGYHLAVLTPNVNEYKRLVQKVLNSEVSGEDATEELLSLTRRIGGTTILRKGKSDLISDGEAVTMVSTFGSPRRCGGQGDILSGSVAVFSSWARQQRPSAEGDSSGSTPNPMVLGCIAASALLRKAASVAFENKKRGTLTTDIIECLGKSLEDTCPAS; encoded by the exons ATGACTACTTGGCAGTCCTGTTTATTTCGGAATTCAATAGATTCACCGGCGATTTTCGTTCATCCAACTGATAGGTATA TCCTTCCTTTGCTTATCTGCTGTCATCCAAATTGTACGTTGGCTTCCTCGGCAATCCTTAAGAGACAACAATTCCTGATAAGGTCCCTGGGAGATTACAACAATCAAACCCACGCACAGAGAATGGAAGCGACAAAGGTTGTGGCGGGAACCCATTTAGAAGCTGATGTCGAGACTATATTAAGAACAATTACTCCAAAGCTTGACCCAAGTCGACACAAAGGCCAGGCAG GGAAGATAGCTATCATTGGTGGTTGCCGTGAATACACAGGAGCTCCCTATTTTGCTGCTATATCCGCATTAAAAATT GGTGCAGATTTGTCCCATGTTTTCTGTACAAAAGAAGCTGCCACAGTTATAAAAAGCTATAGCCCGGAGATAATTGTGCACCCTGTTTTGGAAGAATCTTACAGTATAAA GGAGGATGAGAAAAGATCTATCTCTGCTAAGGTTCTCGCTGAGGTTTCCAAGTGGATGGAGAGATTTGATTGCCTTGTTGTGGGTCCAGGCCTGGGAAGAGACCCTTTTCTTCTG GACTGTGTTAGTGAGATAATGAAGCTTGCGCGGCAATCAGAAATCCCAATTGTCGTTGATGGG GATGGACTCTTCCTTGTCACTAACAATCTTGATCTTGTTAGTGGGTACCACTTAGCTGTCCTAACTCCAAATGTGAATGAGTATAAACGCCTTGTTCAGAAAGTTCTAAATTCTGAAGTTAGTGGTGAAGATGCAACTGAGGAACTACTATCTTTGACGAGAAG GATTGGCGGCACAACCATTCTACGGAAAGGAAAGTCTGATCTCATCAGCGATGGTGAGGCCG TGACTATGGTGAGCACATTTGGATCCCCTCGGCGGTGTGGTGGCCAGGGTGATATCCTTTCTGGAAG TGTTGCAGTATTTTCTTCTTGGGCACGTCAACAGAGGCCATCTGCAGAAGGAGATTCAAGTGGCAG TACACCAAATCCAATGGTTCTGGGGTGCATTGCTGCATCAGCATTGTTAAGGAAAGCGGCATCAGTTGCCTTTGAGAATAAGAAAAGAGGAACTCTCACCACGGACATCATTGAGTGCTTAGGGAAGAG TTTGGAGGACACATGCCCAGCCAGTTAA